ATCTGCCCatttgattttttcttgaatGGAAACAAGAAGATTGTCTGATGTTGACAACCTAAGAAATTATAAACCAAGatttgcataaataaatctatatagaaggaaatatatataaaaaaaacatgagaaAAAATGATAAGAAACATATAAAATGAGAATCATGCTAGATGTATTGTGCAACATAAAATATGTAATATAACACGATAAAACAAACTGCAGATGGTTTCTGCTAAATCAGACTTATACAAACATATCAACTACCAGATTTCATTTGCAAGATTATTTGAGTACGGTGAAAAGTAATCTTGGCTAGGATGGAGTGAGCGGGAAAAGTTGAAACAGGGAACGCACGTAGGAATTTGAACACAAGGCATCTCTTGCATAACTTCGCTTCCTGGAAACCCGAGAAAGGCAATAAAACATCTAAAGGTGTGCAACGATGTCAAGCGACAGAGGCAAGTTTCAAAAGGACGCACCAGTAGTTTAGGAGTTCTAATTCCTATCAACCTCCAGCCTTTGGCGAAgttaacaaaaaacaaaaaaaaagctatataattatcataaacTTTATCATTTTTCATGCTTGAATGGTTTTTATTTCAGTTTCTCCGCGCACAGCAAGAACCTTCGGAGAGGGACATGTCAAAGATAGCAGTCATAAGTAAAATTAATCACGAAGATATATTACCAATTCGCTAGCGTTTCATTCATACTACTCAACTGTTCAGGTCTGAGATCCCTCCCTGCAGCAAATTGTACCTACAAGCTTGAAGAAAGCCTAAGTTAGAAGCCAATTGTAGTCAAACATGGAGAAGTTAGTACGACAGACAAAAATAAATCAAGACCTCAAAGCATCTCCGCAACTGATCAAGCTTTCCTCTTATTATTCCCTGTCCATAAGAGTAAGAACAAAATTAGCTTATTTATCTTTGAAACGTCTTCAAGTGAATATCTTTTTATATCATATTGCCAAGATCCCATACCTTTTTGTGTACAGAACATAAAAGTTTCAAATGTCAGAAGAATGAACAAGAACAAGGTCAAATCCGTACTAAGGAATAAAAAACACAGCAGACCAACCCGTGCAATGAAATTTTATCTTTCACTGCAAGTCCATTGTCTTGATAGATGTGACATTAAGGGCGAAGTAGCTGGTCAGAGATGAAAAGCAAAAACTTACCACATACATGCAGCCgctaatgaggaaatcttccaaCTCCCGAACATTAGTGACATCCAGCTCCTGCATCAATGTATCATATGGCAATACCTAGGCAAATCAATTTTCATTAAAGGAAAGTCGAACGGCCTCCAATAAACTTACACTTCAAAGTGATGTAGCATGTACTAACAAAATGTACTTTAAAATAAGCATACAAGTGTAATTACAAAACAGGGATGGCATCATAGATGCCACATAAACTTCTCATCTGTCTTATAAATTTAACCTTGAGAGAAAATAAAGGAAACAGGTACATCTGCGTGAACACTTTCGCATCTAGATTCTAGATACATCAAATATACTTGCTCATTTCAAATCCAAACAAGAAACACAATTTTATCAACTTAAAGAGTAAAGCCTCCACCATGACAAAACAAGGGACAGATCAAGTGAGAACGTAATCTCTTGCATCGTTTACGGTCACTCGAGCACACCTAAAAAAGGTTTCATGGATCCTACCTTGTTTGTCTCAGCCAAAGTAAGCACAGTCAGCTGCTTCAGCTTTAGGACTTGATCAGGAACTAATTGTGGAAGACGATGTGAGTCACCTGCATGACATAATTATCTGTAAAAGTCGTCCACGAAGAGGAGAAACTCCCTTGAAAAAGGTATAAATAGAGCTACCATTGCTTTAAGTCAATACAAGTTATGATTGCCTATCTGTAAAAGATATAAATATTGCTAATACAACAAGAATGATTCTTATTGCCCATAAATACCCGACGATCTATTTCCAAGAATCAAATTGCAACTCCAGAAGGTAAAATTTCTTTTGCAAATGCAATACAAGCATTAATAGCTATGTAGAATGCCAGGTTCCATGAACTTAATCACTTATTAAAGTAGAGAAGGCGATTCAGCCAAAATAAACCCAGACAGTTTCATCCTGGAAACTTTCATTTAGACAAAACAAAACTGAATAAAGATTAGGCAATTCTGTAGATGAAATTGGATACCAGGGACAAATCGATAATTGAAAAGACTAAATGCTTACTCTTGTATTCACTCCATGTACTATATGCATACATCCGGAGCAATTCACGATATATACTATTACCAGTTCCTTCAAGCTGCACTTCAATTCAATCGTTAAGAAACATCCATCGAGAAAAACTAAGGCCTGAAGGGTTTTAACAATAGAAAAGGAGTTGACTCAAAAGGCCTGGGCATAAAAACTCTATCTTCCATTTTGACTCCTATTATTAAACCCCCTATGTAGCAAACTTAGAACCTGAAGAccattccaagaaaattaagaagCATGGTGCTACAGATACCCTCTAGACGAGATCATTAGCCCAGAAGTGTAGACTATGAGAAACAAACGCACAATCTTTAATCCCAAAACTTAATACAGAAAGAAAGAATTCGCTAAAAATCACAAGCCAAACTCCGGAATCCAACAGTTTGACCGATCATACGACAAATCGAAAGCACTGCACACGAAACATTCCATTCCAACTCGCAACACTACATATAATCAATACAtcaatcaagaagaaaaataCACGAATCCGCAAGGTATACCTCAATGACGGTCGGAACCGAGAGAATTTCGGAAAAAGCAAACAATGATGGATGAGAAGTGGCCTCAACGATAACATCAACAAGCTCCGAGCCCTTGAGACTAGACGCCTGCTTCACAAAGTAATCTATGAGCTCTGCTTGCCTTTGTTCAATGTCCATTTCTACAGGTTCCGCTGATCCAACTTACTAACGGCAAGCTATCCGGAGCATCTGCGCCTAGATTTtagagattttggagaggagcTTCTCCGATTTAcggatcttttttttttcttgggaCTTGGGATGCAAGCAATAGAATGCAAATAGTTTTTCGTTAGGGTATTTCGACGATGAATGGTTCTCTTTTATAAAAGgatctttatttgtttatttcgaTGGACATGAGACTAATCAAAATGGATATTAAACTTGAAATTTTCAGAAAGCAACATTTGCACGACTATATTGTGCAAAACAAAACATcaattcttttattattttttttttaactaaaaggACCTTTATTTAGTTTTTTGTTAGGGTCTTATCttttattgcatttttttttaatgatttatttattttttttccctaaaccACAATGGATCTCAAAATCTCTACCGTTTGATGTATTGGATAAACTCTTAGACTTAATGCGGTAGTCTGATAAGTCAACAAACAAGTGTTATCAGAACCAGATTGAACGGACGGTTCGACTGAGAATCGGTTATTGATCCTATCGGAACACGCTTAAAATCAGTTTTAACGGTAAAAAAGATCAAAACGGGTCAAAAACAGTCAGATCGATTATAAATCGGTAAACCTATGTATATTAGACGGAAAGAGcattatttaatttgaagtAGTTACATTgcttttgtatttgtatatgaGTACTCATTGATTTTATTCCGTTCCAGATTAAAAAACTGATTCAGAAAGTAATGATGAATAAGAATGCAATATGGTTCGTGATCTTATTTACAGTATTTGGGAGACCGGGCTTACACTATGACACTCGAGGTGTATCATAGCCCTTGGCCTTGGATCATGTGAGTATTTGGTTGATCTGATACTCACCAACATTTTTTTTGTCCTCGTTTTGTCAACGCAGATTTTGGCCTTTCCTTTTGCTGTAAGGATTTGATTTCTCAACTTGGGGTTCCGGGAGCACTTTATGACTTGATTCAACTTGTATATTCCACTTCTCAAATTGATTCCCATGTTGTGCACATTGACTAGTGTAAGGATCTTATAtgtgtgataaaaaaaaaaaaaaaaattgacttaTGAGCTacttgaaaagaaaagaaaccatgattttttaagattttatttagtattttaaaaaactaaaatttcatgcaaaattaatttcatatgaaATATATACCCGCAAACTGATCAAATACCAACAGTTAATGCTTTggaattttcaattaattaattaattggggtTCTAATTTAACCAAATTATCCTTTTAATCATATCAAGTGATCAGAATGTATTGGATTATTTAAATCTTCTAAATATTATATGATTGTATTGGATTATTTAAATCTTctaaatattatatgattatatttGAAATCTAAAAGTATGTGCATGTGATAGTATATACAGCTGATTCTATGCTATTCTCGTGAGATTCTAATTTCTCCCAAAACTGCTGTCTTTTTTCCCACTAATAGTTTTTTAGATTAGTTATCAGTTGGGCTCTTGATCTTACAAGTCATTGCTAAACGATTCACATATATCTTTGAATCACTATTGTGGCATGTACTAGGAAGTTGTTTCTtggttaattttaattgtttttgtttCCTCTTACAGAGACAGTCTATCATTCCAGTGGAATGTTGAGTAATCTGAGTTCAAGCTGGACTTCGAAGCCTCCATTGGCAGTTAAATATATACCGGTTCTAACCCAATTCAATAGACCAATTAATCTGTCTTTGCTCCACCTTGGAACGACTCTTGGCTtgggaaaataaattatatcaagAAGTGAAGGCAATGGATCTGCATCTCAATATTAACCATTTTCGACTAATCCTTGGGTCTTGTTTTGTTGTTTCATAGACGCCACAGCTGACAACTTCATAAACCGATCCCTTGTCTTGATTGCATTTCTAGTAATGAAATGACCAAACCTTGCAATCTAGAAGAAAGATTATATAGACTTGCAACATGTGTTTTTTTAGTGGGTGGTGGTTGCGGTGGCGGTGCCATATTGGTTGTCTTAGCTTATCGATAGCCTTTGTATGAAATGACAAAAATACTCTGAATTCTATTTGTTTGAGAAGAGATAAGCACAGCCTGGAATCATTTTTAGGATTTCAACTTCGAACATGATGTGTGGGCCTGCTTCCAAAAGACCTGTCTTTTAGTTTCCAGCTGGTGTGTGCCTGTCATTACCTAAATATAAAACTGATTATAATGAAATTTTTCGACTCGGGCAACACGTTTCGACCTATTCATCAATTACAAGGTGATCCAATTAACATTAAATCTAGTACGTTGAACAATGGTCTGTTTTTAGGTCATTCTGTAGGTTCCATTGTAGCACGGAAAGTTCTAATATTGCTCTACAGTGTCTTTTCTGCATTTCTGCAATTATCGAGTTTATTTAGCATGAATCAGTTAAATTTCCAAATGTTTGCCAAGACTTGTACCTGAATGCTTATCGATATATTGTCGTGTGCTGACTGTGGATAATCTAGGCAATAGAAGGCGTAAAAATCGAGCATGAGAAAAAGTTGTCAGTGCTTCAAAGTCAGGAGTACCGAGGAGGAGTGGATGCCAACTTGGACAAGACAAAAGGCATCGATAAAGAGGCTGCAATCACTAATCGTTGTTACATCTCAGGCCGTTTCAACGACGTCCGCTGCTACTGTCACTTTACGAGACTCTGACCTTGTCCCATCAACTTGTTGAACTTTGTCACGGGTATGTATTGCCATCTTGTGCATTAGAAACCAAGTGTGTTAATGATCGGTATTTACGAAAACCATATTTGAGTTGGTCCTGAAGAGAGCTAAACAAGATGTCAAAGGATTTTTTGATAAGTTTATCAGTTATCACTGATTACATGTACTggtaaaatatgaataaattcCTGAAATCCAGCTgcattttttgtaattttgtatTATACTTGTGATGTTAATAATGCAGGTTCATGTACATGTGGAGATCCATGAATCAGTATCATGCAATCCAAAACGACATAGTGCAACAAGTTCGTGGCCTAGTTAAACGAACAACCTAAGGTGAATCAACGTCTGACCTGCACAAGCAGGCGACGtacacttgatcttgaatcggCTGTATCAGCTTGGCATTCCAGTTTCTTTCGCCTGATAAAGTTTCAGCGTGATTTTGTTTGCTCTCTTCATGGCTGGTTTAGACTAACCCTCATCCCCATTCACACCGAGGAAAATAATAGGGAGCTACCAGAGGTTTTTGCTTTCTTCAATGAGTGGAAACTTGCAGGCGACCGACTCCCAGATACTGTTGCATCCGAAGCCATCAAAAGCTTCGTCAACGTCGTTCGTTCAACATCCCTGAAACAAATAGAGGAGCTCAAGATCAAGAAACACACAGAAAATGCATCAAAGGAACTCGAGAAAAAGGCTTCCTCACTAAGAAACATAGACAGAAAATATTACCACTCTTACTCATGGTTGGCATAGGACTTCCTGATACAGGACCAGATAACGGACACATTTTGGATGCTCGGGACCCCCTGGCTGATAAAAAAGCAGAACTTGCAGCTTGCCAGAGGCGGGTTGAGGACGAGATGCTTAAACACTCTAAGGCAGTCGAGGTGACCCGAGCAATGACACTGAACAACATTCAAACAGGGTTGCCTGGAGTTTTTCAAGCCATGACCAGTTTTTCTTCATTAATCACCGAATCCCTTGAGACGGTTTGCACCCGTTCGTATGCCATTAAGTCACGCTTAAGATGAAATTATGCTACTTTTTTTCCTTTCTCCTAATGGGGTTGGTTATAAGATAGCAAAAGAAAGTATTCACCCCATTTTGCTTGTACTAATATTGTATCAGAGATCCACCTTTGCCATGTGGCATTCCAGTATCAAGTTCTTGTTGTGCTTTGGAAATTTTACCCGATCAGTACATGCGGTGATCCCTAACTCGTAATGGTCACATTTGTTATTTAAAGGGAGTTGAAAGAAACATTTCCCTTTCACAAATCATCTTTTTAATTAAGTTCGTGTTGTGTTTTAACAAATACAGAAAAACGAAGAGAACACGAAGTGATGCTTAGACTACTACTATCTCATTTATCGGACGAATAGCATGCGCCACGTGTAtctgaaattttaaatatatttgccACCGACCTTTTGGTCAAAGTGGATATGGTAGAGGTCATGGGTTTTAAACCCTACAATCTCCCACAccttgataaaaaaataaacactaCTCAAATTATGCATATGTTGTAAATAAGACATGATCATTTGATATACACTTGGAGTGAGTAATATTCCAAAGGATAAGGTGAAATTAACTTAAATAGTAGAGCAATACTCGGACATGGTTGACTAGAGGAAAAATCTATGCCCATTGAGTGTGTAACCTGTCATACACCCAGTGGGGTAAAAATAATTGTGTGTTTGCACCGACTTTAACTGGGATAATTCTTCCCGAAAGTTTTGTTTATCATTTTTCTTGCGGTAGCGCGGAACGGGCAATTGGAACCTACGAACCCGTCAACCAGATGAAGGTACGTTTTAAGATCATGACATGTGCCGATGTCGTTGCCGTCCACGTACGGAGAGTCTCGGCTGCTCAGCCGCAGCTCGCAGCCGACGTTTGCGTATACTAGCTGGCTGTCCTCAGCCAGTTTCTCAATCCATCCGCCCAGACCCGCTGTCGTGTTTCTTCGGAGAAGTTTATCAGGACACTGAGTCTGTGCTTTGTCGTCAACCACAAATCCAGGGACTTTTGTGATCAGGTCGTCGGAATTGACGATGCGTAGTATTTTAGTCCCTTGTTTCTCCAGTTCACACCTGAAGCTCCAGTTTCCAACCCTTGGCCCTGCAAAGGAGATTACGGTGACAAGTGGTGAGTTTTTGAACGTTTTTTTGATGTCGTATGCGGCGAGAGTGGCCAGCGCTGCCCCGAGTGAGTGGCCGGTGACGGTGAAGCTCAATGGCTCGTTTTTGTACTTTTCCAGAATTCTTGATATCTCGTGTCTCACAAGATTTTGTAAACTCTGTCGTGTTTTGAAGATGGAGGTGTACAAACTCAGGAATCCACTCGCCACCATTGGCTCCAAATCGGATTCGGAGTTGGAACTATAATGTGGCAATGGAGTTAAGGTTGCCCGAAAATTTTCTAGCCACTCCAGGCAGGTAATCGTCCCCCGGAATGCAATGACCACGTCTCGCCTCCCGAGTCTGGAAATCTCATTTTGATCACGACACACTGCCACAAATCCGATCCAGCTCGATTGCATGGCCACCCAAGCTGGGGCTCGTTCGATCCACCGTGGAAGTTGTATCCCAGAATTGACGGTAAGATTCTCGGTGACTTGATATCCAGTCTCCTTGAAGCCAGACTCATTGAGTAGGTTTCTTTTATGGTAGCGACAAGTAGCATATGATGAAGATGAAGGATTAATATCACATGCTCGGTAAGCTGCCTCCACGAACTTACCATAACGAATAATCTCAGACCTCAGATTATTGTCGAGAGGATCGAGCAATCCTTCCCAATTCTTGATTCCTTGGTAATCCATCCACCTCTTGCTAAGCTTCACCGGGGTAGATGAGGAGTTTGGTTCAACATAATTCTTGAGAAGATGGGAGTACTTTTCCAATTTCGGTAGAGCTTCAATCCTCATGCATATGGTTTTCTTTGTGGGTTTTGTATCAATAAGAAACGAGTGCCTAAAGTTTTGAGATATCGTTGCATTTGTTGAGTTGCATTGCCTTACATATTCACTAGTTGGAAGCCTCATGCTGACCGCTGAGTTATTGTTAACAAAATGCCGTGATCTTGCACACGAGGGCGTGGAGATTGAGCACCTTTTACTTGATTTAACTTGTTGTGGGGTTGGCGTACGTGTTTAGGGATTAGTGATTTTTGATCTTGCAAGAAGCATTTAGTGGGCTGCTTTTATAACAGGAAAAATAAATCATAGGATCATGAATTGAGTGCACATTTTCCAGTAGGAACGCGATGATTAAGTCACGTACAATTAATATATCCTAGCTATTTTCAACACGGCCAAAGTAGGTTTATGGTCAATGGTGAAACAATTGATTCTTATACGTGATTCGAGTGCATATCACCTCACCTCACCTCACCCTCAAGATTGAAAAATGACTTCTCCTAGCTAGCACAATATGATGATATCtttcgataataataaaataatgtgGTAGTAACTATTTGATGTGAGAACTTAATTGTTTCGTAAAATTGGCTTTAACGATTAGAATATAAAAGTCAATTGTACGTTGTTATAAAGTCATGCATCGGCACCTCCCCAACAATCTTGTACTAAGAGTAATTGTACATTCAGGGGCTGATAAAAAATTTTAGGTTTGGGGGCCGCGTGAATACTACGTAACGACATTTTCAATGCTACCAATTTCAAGTGTAGTTTCGCTCTTTGGTATGTGCGTGCGTTAGTTTCCTAAAAGTTATGATTTGAATGTGAAAATATAGAAGcgaaaaaattgaaaacta
This window of the Primulina huaijiensis isolate GDHJ02 chromosome 3, ASM1229523v2, whole genome shotgun sequence genome carries:
- the LOC140972804 gene encoding phospholipase A(1) DAD1, chloroplastic-like, with amino-acid sequence MRLPTSEYVRQCNSTNATISQNFRHSFLIDTKPTKKTICMRIEALPKLEKYSHLLKNYVEPNSSSTPVKLSKRWMDYQGIKNWEGLLDPLDNNLRSEIIRYGKFVEAAYRACDINPSSSSYATCRYHKRNLLNESGFKETGYQVTENLTVNSGIQLPRWIERAPAWVAMQSSWIGFVAVCRDQNEISRLGRRDVVIAFRGTITCLEWLENFRATLTPLPHYSSNSESDLEPMVASGFLSLYTSIFKTRQSLQNLVRHEISRILEKYKNEPLSFTVTGHSLGAALATLAAYDIKKTFKNSPLVTVISFAGPRVGNWSFRCELEKQGTKILRIVNSDDLITKVPGFVVDDKAQTQCPDKLLRRNTTAGLGGWIEKLAEDSQLVYANVGCELRLSSRDSPYVDGNDIGTCHDLKTYLHLVDGFVGSNCPFRATARKMINKTFGKNYPS
- the LOC140972805 gene encoding COP9 signalosome complex subunit 7-like isoform X2, yielding MDIEQRQAELIDYFVKQASSLKGSELVDVIVEATSHPSLFAFSEILSVPTVIELEGTGNSIYRELLRMYAYSTWSEYKSDSHRLPQLVPDQVLKLKQLTVLTLAETNKVLPYDTLMQELDVTNVRELEDFLISGCMYVGIIRGKLDQLRRCFEVQFAAGRDLRPEQLSSMNETLANWLSTSDNLLVSIQEKIKWADSMSKINKKHRKEVDERVEEVKKAQSAKKLQNVSRPALISEGMKRSFLNLVE
- the LOC140972805 gene encoding COP9 signalosome complex subunit 7-like isoform X1 gives rise to the protein MDIEQRQAELIDYFVKQASSLKGSELVDVIVEATSHPSLFAFSEILSVPTVIELEGTGNSIYRELLRMYAYSTWSEYKSDSHRLPQLVPDQVLKLKQLTVLTLAETNKVLPYDTLMQELDVTNVRELEDFLISGCMYVGIIRGKLDQLRRCFEVQFAAGRDLRPEQLSSMNETLANWLSTSDNLLVSIQEKIKWADSMSKINKKHRKEVDERVEEVKKAQSAKACIDLRGHEEIFSELGGVMDCEEDHSRPKRRRHPVG